The following coding sequences lie in one Lelliottia jeotgali genomic window:
- a CDS encoding Lysine-specific permease, with translation MIAIGGSIGTGLFVASGATISAAGPGGALFSYMLIGLMVYFLMTSLGELAAYMPVSGSFSTYGQKYVEEGFGFALGWNYWYNWAVTIAVDLVAAQLVMNWWFPDTPGWIWSAIFLAVIFLLNYISVRGFGEAEYWFSLIKVATVIIFIIVGVAMIVGIFKGAQPAGWSNWQIGEAPFAGGFAAMIGVAMIVGFSFQGTELIGIAAGESEDPEKNIPRAVRQVFWRILLFYVFAILIISLIIPYTDPSLLRNDVKDISVSPFTLVFQHAGLLSAAAVMNAVILTAVLSAGNSGMYASTRMLYTLACDGKAPRIFSKLSRGGVPRNALYATTVVAGLCFLTSMFGNQTVYLWLLNTSGMTGFIAWLGIAISHYRFRRGYVMQGHDINDLPYRSGFFPLGPIFAFILCLIITLGQNYEAFLSDTIDWGGVMATYIGIPLFLIIWFGYKLTRGTRFVRYSEMEFPGRFKQ, from the coding sequence ATGATCGCTATTGGTGGATCAATCGGTACAGGTCTTTTTGTTGCCTCTGGTGCAACCATTTCAGCGGCAGGCCCCGGTGGCGCGCTGTTTTCTTACATGCTGATTGGCCTGATGGTGTACTTCCTGATGACCAGTCTGGGCGAACTGGCCGCTTACATGCCGGTCTCTGGCTCCTTCTCTACTTACGGCCAAAAATACGTTGAAGAAGGCTTCGGCTTCGCGCTGGGCTGGAACTACTGGTACAACTGGGCGGTGACCATCGCCGTTGACCTCGTGGCCGCACAGCTGGTGATGAACTGGTGGTTCCCGGACACGCCAGGCTGGATCTGGAGCGCCATCTTCCTGGCGGTGATTTTCCTGCTGAACTACATCTCCGTGCGCGGTTTTGGCGAAGCGGAGTACTGGTTCTCACTGATTAAAGTCGCGACCGTGATCATCTTTATCATCGTCGGCGTAGCAATGATTGTCGGCATCTTCAAAGGGGCGCAGCCTGCGGGCTGGAGCAACTGGCAGATAGGCGAAGCGCCATTTGCCGGCGGTTTTGCGGCGATGATCGGCGTGGCGATGATTGTCGGCTTCTCCTTCCAGGGCACTGAGCTTATCGGTATCGCAGCGGGTGAATCTGAAGATCCTGAGAAGAACATCCCGCGCGCGGTGCGTCAGGTGTTCTGGCGTATTCTGCTGTTCTATGTGTTCGCGATCCTGATTATCAGCCTGATTATTCCTTACACCGATCCAAGCCTGCTGCGTAACGATGTGAAAGACATCAGCGTCAGCCCGTTCACGCTGGTATTCCAGCATGCGGGTCTGCTCTCTGCGGCGGCGGTGATGAATGCGGTAATCCTGACGGCGGTGCTGTCGGCGGGTAACTCCGGGATGTACGCGTCAACGCGTATGCTTTACACCCTGGCCTGCGACGGTAAAGCGCCACGTATTTTCTCTAAACTGTCTCGTGGCGGCGTACCGCGCAATGCGCTGTATGCGACCACGGTAGTGGCGGGTCTGTGCTTCCTGACGTCGATGTTTGGCAACCAGACGGTTTATCTGTGGCTGCTGAACACCTCCGGTATGACCGGTTTCATCGCCTGGCTCGGTATTGCTATCAGTCACTATCGTTTCCGTCGCGGCTACGTGATGCAGGGACATGATATTAATGACCTGCCGTATCGCTCCGGGTTCTTCCCGCTGGGACCGATCTTCGCCTTCATTCTGTGCCTGATCATCACGCTCGGCCAAAACTACGAAGCCTTCCTGTCTGACACCATCGACTGGGGCGGCGTAATGGCGACCTACATTGGTATTCCACTGTTCCTGATTATCTGGTTTGGTTACAAACTGACGAGAGGAACCCGCTTCGTTCGCTACAGCGAAATGGAATTCCCAGGACGATTCAAACAATAA
- a CDS encoding LysR family transcriptional regulator YeiE: protein MHITLRQLEVFAEVLKSGSTTQASQRLALSQSAVSAALTDLEGQLGVQLFDRVGKRLVVNEHGRLLYPRALALLEQAIEIEQLFREDNGAIRVYASSTIGNYILPEVIARYRRDFPTLPLEMSVGNSQDVINAIIDFRVDIGLIEGPCHNVDIIAEPWLEDELVVFASPASSLLQGEVTLERLAQAPWILREHGSGTREIVDYLLLSHLPQFQLGMELGNSEAIKHAVRHGLGISCLSRRVIAEQLESGSLIEIPVPLPKLVRTLWCIHHRQKHLSNSLQRFLRYCEM from the coding sequence ATGCACATTACATTGCGTCAACTCGAAGTCTTTGCCGAAGTCCTGAAAAGCGGGTCAACCACTCAGGCTTCGCAGCGCCTTGCGTTGTCCCAGTCAGCGGTCAGCGCGGCGCTGACCGATCTGGAAGGGCAGCTTGGGGTGCAGCTTTTCGACAGAGTAGGGAAGCGGCTGGTAGTGAACGAACACGGGCGTCTGCTGTATCCGCGCGCGCTGGCGTTGCTCGAGCAGGCCATCGAAATTGAACAACTTTTCCGCGAAGACAACGGTGCTATCCGCGTGTATGCCAGCAGTACGATTGGCAACTATATTCTGCCGGAAGTGATAGCCCGCTATCGCCGCGATTTCCCGACGCTGCCGCTGGAGATGAGCGTCGGTAACAGCCAGGATGTGATCAACGCGATCATCGATTTCCGCGTCGACATTGGGCTGATCGAGGGGCCATGTCATAACGTGGATATCATTGCCGAACCCTGGCTGGAAGATGAGCTGGTGGTGTTTGCCTCTCCCGCATCGTCTCTGCTACAGGGCGAAGTGACGCTGGAGCGCCTGGCGCAGGCGCCGTGGATTTTGCGCGAGCACGGTTCCGGTACACGCGAAATCGTCGACTATTTGCTGCTTTCCCATCTGCCGCAGTTCCAGCTCGGTATGGAACTGGGCAATTCCGAAGCCATCAAGCACGCCGTGCGTCACGGTCTGGGGATCAGCTGTTTATCCCGCCGGGTGATTGCCGAGCAGCTTGAGAGCGGGTCGCTGATTGAAATCCCGGTCCCGCTGCCAAAGCTGGTGCGCACGCTATGGTGCATTCACCATCGCCAGAAACACCTGTCGAACTCGTTGCAGCGCTTTTTGCGCTATTGCGAAATGTAG
- a CDS encoding membrane protein YeiH: MTELTVHHHRTLWHYVPGLALSALITGAALWGGSIPAIAGAGFSALTLAILLGMVVGNTVYPKIWSSCDGGVLFAKQHLLRLGIILYGFRLTFAQIADVGVSGIAIDVLTLTSTFLLACVIGQKVFGLDKQTSWLIGAGSSICGAAAVLATEPVVKAESSKVTVAVATVVIFGTLAIFLYPAIYPLLAHWFTPEAYGIYIGSTVHEVAQVVAAGHAISPDAENAAVIAKMLRVMMLAPFLLILAARVKQLTPAGKGEKSKITIPWFAILFIVVAIFNSFHLLPKAVVDMLVTLDTVLLAMAMAALGVTTHVSALKKAGAKPLLMALMLFAWLIVGGGAINLAVHSLMA; this comes from the coding sequence ATGACTGAACTCACTGTGCATCATCATCGTACGCTGTGGCATTACGTTCCGGGGCTTGCGCTGAGCGCACTCATCACCGGCGCGGCATTATGGGGCGGCAGCATTCCAGCCATCGCCGGGGCAGGTTTCAGCGCATTAACCCTGGCGATCCTGCTGGGGATGGTCGTCGGGAATACGGTTTACCCTAAAATCTGGAGCTCATGCGACGGCGGCGTCTTGTTCGCGAAACAGCATCTGCTGCGCCTGGGGATTATATTGTATGGTTTTCGCCTGACCTTCGCGCAAATTGCGGATGTCGGCGTGAGCGGCATCGCCATCGACGTGCTGACGCTGACCAGTACCTTCTTGCTGGCCTGCGTTATCGGGCAAAAAGTGTTTGGTCTCGACAAACAAACCAGCTGGTTGATTGGCGCAGGTAGCAGTATTTGCGGTGCAGCGGCAGTTCTGGCGACGGAACCGGTGGTCAAAGCGGAATCCAGTAAAGTGACCGTTGCGGTAGCCACCGTGGTTATTTTCGGTACGCTGGCAATTTTCCTGTATCCAGCCATTTACCCGCTGCTGGCGCACTGGTTCACCCCGGAAGCGTACGGCATCTACATTGGTTCGACCGTGCATGAAGTGGCACAAGTGGTCGCAGCGGGCCATGCCATCAGCCCGGACGCTGAAAATGCAGCAGTGATTGCTAAAATGCTGCGCGTCATGATGCTGGCCCCGTTCCTGCTGATTCTGGCGGCACGCGTTAAACAGCTGACTCCAGCGGGCAAAGGCGAGAAAAGTAAAATCACCATTCCGTGGTTTGCGATTCTGTTTATCGTGGTGGCGATTTTTAACTCCTTCCATCTGCTGCCAAAAGCAGTGGTTGATATGCTGGTCACGCTGGATACGGTTTTACTGGCGATGGCGATGGCGGCACTGGGCGTGACCACTCACGTGAGTGCACTGAAAAAAGCCGGCGCAAAACCGCTGCTGATGGCGCTGATGCTCTTCGCCTGGCTGATTGTTGGCGGGGGCGCGATTAACCTGGCGGTTCATAGCCTGATGGCATAA
- a CDS encoding Endonuclease IV, whose product MKYVGAHVSAAGGLANAAIRAAEIEATAFALFTKNQRQWRAAPLTAEVIDDFKAACEKYGFGPGQILPHDSYLINLGHPVEEALEKSRDAFLDELQRCEQLGLTLLNFHPGSHLMQIDEDACLARIAESINIALAQTQGVTAVIENTAGQGSNLGFKFEHLAAIIDGVEDKSRVGVCIDTCHAFAAGYDLRSREECEKTFAEFERIVGFRYLRGMHLNDAKSAFGSRVDRHHSLGEGNIGHDAFRFIMQDDRFDGIPMVLETVNPDIWAEEIAWLKAQQTAEQAA is encoded by the coding sequence ATGAAATACGTTGGAGCGCACGTGAGCGCAGCAGGTGGTCTTGCGAATGCCGCCATTCGCGCCGCCGAAATCGAGGCGACCGCTTTCGCCCTGTTCACCAAAAATCAGCGTCAGTGGCGCGCGGCACCGCTCACCGCTGAAGTGATTGATGATTTCAAAGCCGCCTGCGAAAAGTATGGTTTCGGGCCGGGTCAGATCCTTCCCCACGACAGCTATCTCATCAACCTGGGTCATCCGGTCGAAGAAGCGCTGGAAAAATCCCGTGATGCGTTTCTTGATGAACTGCAACGCTGCGAGCAGCTTGGCCTGACGCTGCTGAACTTCCATCCAGGCAGCCATTTGATGCAAATCGACGAAGACGCCTGTCTGGCGCGCATCGCCGAGTCTATCAACATTGCGCTGGCCCAGACTCAGGGCGTGACGGCAGTCATTGAAAACACCGCCGGTCAGGGCAGCAATCTGGGATTCAAATTTGAACATCTGGCAGCGATCATCGACGGTGTGGAAGACAAATCCCGCGTTGGCGTATGTATCGATACCTGCCACGCGTTTGCTGCTGGCTATGACCTGCGTTCGCGCGAAGAGTGTGAAAAAACTTTTGCGGAGTTCGAACGTATCGTGGGCTTTAGGTATCTGCGCGGTATGCACCTGAACGACGCCAAGAGCGCATTCGGCAGTCGCGTTGACCGCCATCACAGCCTTGGCGAAGGCAACATCGGTCATGACGCGTTCCGCTTTATCATGCAGGACGACCGTTTTGACGGCATCCCGATGGTGCTCGAAACGGTGAACCCCGATATCTGGGCGGAAGAGATTGCCTGGCTGAAAGCCCAGCAAACGGCTGAACAAGCCGCATAA
- a CDS encoding transposase has protein sequence MRQGEMADGLYGYRDNDDFFLKIKAAFPGKAR, from the coding sequence ATGCGGCAGGGGGAAATGGCTGACGGGCTCTATGGATACCGGGATAACGATGACTTCTTCCTGAAAATCAAAGCCGCGTTCCCCGGTAAAGCGCGATGA
- a CDS encoding PTS system, fructose-specific IIB component, translating to MKTLLIIDSGLGQARAYMAKTLLGAAAHKAHVEMVDNPNDAELAIVLGDKVPADSALNDKKVWLGDINRAVAHPELFLSEAKGHAAVYTAPVATAAVASATGPKRVVAITACPTGVAHTFMAAEAIETEAKKRGWWVKVETRGSVGAGNAITPEEVAEADLVIVAADIEVDLAKFAGKPMYRTSTGLALKKTAQEFDKALTEAKPYQATGKSESSATEGKKESAGAYRHLLTGVSYMLPMVVAGGLCIALSFAFGIEAFKEPGTLAAALMQIGGGSAFALMVPVLAGYIAFSIADRPGLTPGLIGGMLAVSTGSGFIGGIIAGFLAGYVAKAISSKLKLPQSMEALKPILIIPLISSLVVGLGMIYLIGKPVAGILEGLTHWLQTMGTANAVLLGAILGGMMCTDMGGPVNKAAYAFGVGLLSTQTYAPMAAIMAAGMVPPLALGLATIIARRKFDKAQQEGGKAALVLGLCFITEGAIPFAARDPMRVLPCCIVGGAVTGAISMAIGAKLMAPHGGLFVLLIPGAITPVLGYLFAIIAGTLVAGLSYAVLKRPEVEAVAKVA from the coding sequence ATGAAAACGCTGCTGATCATTGATTCCGGTCTTGGACAAGCTCGCGCCTATATGGCGAAGACCTTGCTGGGCGCGGCGGCACACAAAGCGCATGTTGAAATGGTCGATAACCCAAATGATGCCGAACTGGCGATTGTTTTGGGCGATAAAGTTCCTGCTGACAGCGCGCTGAACGACAAAAAAGTGTGGCTGGGCGATATCAATCGCGCAGTGGCACATCCTGAATTATTCCTGAGCGAAGCAAAAGGCCATGCGGCAGTTTATACCGCACCTGTTGCTACCGCTGCGGTTGCATCTGCGACTGGCCCGAAACGCGTCGTGGCCATCACCGCTTGTCCAACGGGCGTGGCGCACACCTTTATGGCGGCTGAAGCCATCGAAACCGAAGCGAAAAAACGCGGCTGGTGGGTGAAGGTTGAAACCCGCGGTTCCGTGGGTGCAGGCAACGCGATCACACCTGAAGAAGTGGCGGAAGCGGATCTGGTTATTGTGGCCGCTGATATCGAAGTAGACCTGGCGAAGTTTGCCGGTAAGCCAATGTATCGCACCTCTACCGGACTGGCGCTGAAGAAAACGGCGCAGGAATTTGATAAAGCACTCACGGAAGCGAAGCCTTATCAGGCGACGGGCAAATCTGAGTCCTCAGCAACCGAAGGCAAAAAAGAGTCTGCGGGCGCCTATCGTCACCTGCTGACCGGCGTGTCTTACATGCTGCCGATGGTCGTGGCGGGCGGTCTGTGTATCGCGCTGTCCTTCGCGTTCGGTATCGAAGCCTTCAAAGAGCCAGGCACGCTGGCGGCGGCATTGATGCAGATCGGTGGCGGTTCGGCGTTTGCGCTTATGGTGCCGGTGCTGGCGGGTTATATTGCCTTCTCCATCGCTGACCGTCCGGGTCTGACGCCGGGTCTTATCGGCGGTATGCTGGCCGTGAGCACCGGTTCTGGCTTTATCGGCGGTATCATTGCCGGTTTCCTGGCGGGTTACGTGGCGAAAGCCATCAGCTCTAAGCTGAAATTACCGCAGAGTATGGAAGCGCTGAAACCGATCCTAATAATCCCGCTGATTTCCAGCCTGGTGGTTGGCCTGGGTATGATCTACCTGATTGGTAAACCGGTTGCCGGTATCCTGGAAGGCCTGACCCACTGGCTGCAAACTATGGGTACAGCGAACGCGGTACTGCTGGGCGCAATCCTTGGCGGAATGATGTGTACTGACATGGGTGGCCCGGTCAACAAAGCGGCGTACGCGTTTGGTGTTGGCTTGCTGAGTACCCAGACTTATGCCCCGATGGCGGCAATCATGGCGGCCGGTATGGTGCCACCGCTGGCGCTGGGTCTGGCGACTATCATTGCACGTCGTAAGTTTGATAAGGCGCAGCAAGAGGGTGGTAAAGCGGCTCTGGTTCTGGGGCTGTGCTTCATCACCGAAGGTGCGATTCCGTTCGCAGCCCGTGACCCGATGCGCGTTCTGCCTTGCTGTATCGTGGGTGGCGCGGTGACAGGTGCAATCTCGATGGCGATTGGCGCGAAACTGATGGCACCGCACGGTGGTCTGTTTGTTCTGCTGATCCCTGGCGCGATTACCCCGGTTCTGGGTTATCTGTTCGCGATTATCGCGGGTACGCTGGTGGCGGGTCTGTCTTACGCGGTGTTGAAACGCCCGGAAGTCGAAGCGGTTGCTAAAGTAGCCTAA
- a CDS encoding 1-phosphofructokinase, with translation MSRRVATITLNPAYDLVGFCPEIERGEVNLVRTTGLHAAGKGINVAKVLKDLGIDVTVGGFLGKDNQDGFQQLFSELGIANRFQVVQGRTRINVKLTEKDGEVTDLNFSGFEVTGADWERFVNDSLSWLGQFDMVCVSGSLPSGVSPEAFTDWMLRLRSQCPCIIFDSSREALVAGLKASPWLVKPNRRELEIWAGRKLPELKDVIEAAHALREQGIAHVVISLGAEGALWVNASGEWIAKPPSVEVVSTVGAGDSMVGGLIYGLLMRESSEHTLRLATAVAALAVSQSNVGITERTQLAAMMARVDLQPFN, from the coding sequence ATGAGCAGACGTGTCGCAACTATTACGCTGAATCCGGCTTACGATCTCGTTGGCTTTTGCCCTGAAATTGAACGCGGCGAAGTGAACCTCGTTCGCACCACCGGTCTGCACGCTGCCGGTAAAGGCATCAACGTGGCTAAAGTTTTAAAAGACTTAGGCATCGACGTGACCGTGGGCGGTTTCCTCGGCAAAGACAACCAGGACGGTTTTCAGCAGCTGTTCAGCGAGCTGGGTATAGCCAACCGTTTCCAGGTGGTTCAGGGCCGTACCCGTATTAACGTCAAGCTGACGGAAAAAGACGGTGAAGTGACCGATCTGAACTTCTCAGGTTTTGAAGTCACCGGCGCAGACTGGGAGCGTTTCGTGAACGATTCCCTGAGCTGGTTGGGTCAGTTCGATATGGTTTGCGTCAGCGGCAGTCTGCCGTCAGGCGTCAGCCCGGAAGCGTTCACCGACTGGATGCTGCGTCTGCGTAGTCAGTGCCCGTGCATTATTTTTGACAGCAGCCGTGAAGCGCTGGTGGCGGGTCTGAAAGCCTCTCCGTGGCTGGTCAAACCCAATCGCCGCGAACTGGAGATCTGGGCGGGCCGTAAGCTGCCAGAATTAAAGGATGTGATTGAAGCAGCCCATGCGCTGCGTGAACAGGGTATCGCTCACGTGGTCATTTCGCTGGGTGCAGAAGGCGCGCTGTGGGTTAACGCGTCTGGCGAATGGATCGCCAAGCCACCGTCGGTGGAAGTGGTCAGCACCGTAGGTGCCGGGGATTCAATGGTGGGCGGCCTGATCTACGGCCTGCTGATGCGCGAATCCAGTGAGCATACCTTACGTCTTGCTACCGCTGTTGCCGCCCTGGCCGTAAGTCAGAGCAATGTTGGAATTACCGAACGTACCCAGTTGGCCGCGATGATGGCGCGCGTTGACTTACAACCTTTTAACTAA
- a CDS encoding Fructose-specific phosphocarrier protein HPr, translating into MFQLSVQDIHPGEQAGNKEEAIRKIAAALVQAGNVADGYVDGMLAREQQTSTFLGNGIAIPHGTTDTRDQVLKTGVQVYQFPQGILWGEGQVAYVAIGIAASSDEHLGLLRQLTHVLSDDSVAEQLQSATTADELRALLMGEKQSEALKLDNETLTLDVVASDLVTLQALNAGRLKEAGAVDTAFVARVINDKPLNLGQGVWLNDSAEGNVRSAIAVSRAATAFEADGEHAALLVTVAMADEQPVAVLKRLSDLLLNNKAEHLLKADAATLLALLTSDDAPTDDLLTAEFVVRNEHGLHARPGTMLVNTIKQFESEITVTNLDGSGKPANGRSLMKVVALGVKKGHRLRFTAQGADAELALKAIGDAIAAGLGEGA; encoded by the coding sequence ATGTTCCAGTTATCAGTGCAAGACATCCATCCGGGCGAACAGGCCGGTAATAAAGAAGAGGCCATTCGCAAGATTGCCGCTGCCCTCGTGCAGGCGGGCAACGTGGCGGACGGCTATGTAGACGGCATGCTGGCGCGTGAGCAGCAGACCTCCACTTTCCTCGGCAACGGTATCGCCATCCCGCATGGCACCACCGATACCCGCGACCAGGTGCTGAAAACCGGTGTTCAGGTTTATCAGTTCCCGCAGGGCATTTTGTGGGGCGAAGGGCAGGTGGCTTACGTGGCAATCGGCATCGCCGCCAGTAGTGATGAGCATCTGGGCTTGCTGCGTCAGCTGACGCATGTGCTGAGCGACGACTCTGTTGCTGAACAGCTGCAATCCGCGACCACCGCAGATGAGCTCCGCGCTCTGCTGATGGGTGAAAAACAGAGCGAAGCGCTGAAGCTGGACAACGAGACGCTGACGCTCGACGTGGTGGCTTCCGATCTGGTGACTTTACAGGCGCTGAACGCCGGTCGTCTGAAAGAAGCGGGTGCTGTCGATACCGCTTTCGTCGCCCGCGTGATTAACGATAAGCCGCTGAATCTGGGCCAGGGCGTCTGGCTGAACGACAGCGCGGAAGGCAACGTGCGCAGCGCTATCGCCGTGAGTCGTGCCGCAACGGCATTTGAAGCCGATGGCGAACACGCCGCTCTGCTGGTGACCGTCGCGATGGCCGATGAACAGCCGGTTGCCGTGCTGAAACGCCTGAGTGACCTGTTGCTGAATAACAAAGCTGAACATCTGCTGAAAGCGGATGCAGCGACGTTGCTGGCACTGCTGACCAGTGACGATGCCCCAACCGATGACCTGCTGACCGCTGAGTTTGTGGTGCGCAACGAACACGGTTTGCACGCGCGTCCTGGCACCATGCTGGTCAACACCATTAAACAGTTCGAAAGTGAGATTACCGTGACCAACCTGGATGGTTCGGGCAAACCGGCCAATGGCCGCAGCCTGATGAAAGTCGTCGCACTGGGTGTGAAAAAAGGCCACCGCCTGCGCTTCACTGCCCAGGGTGCGGATGCTGAACTTGCGCTGAAAGCGATTGGCGATGCCATCGCGGCCGGTCTGGGGGAGGGCGCATAA
- a CDS encoding Sugar efflux transporter B produces MHNSPAAASPKPFDLTSSAFLIVAFLTGIAGALQTPTLSLFLTNEVHARPAMVGFFFTGSAIIGILVSQFLAGRSDRKGDRKSLIVFCCLLGVFACVLFAWNRNYFVLLFVGVFLSSFGSTANPQMFALAREHADHTGREAVMFSSILRAQVSLAWVIGPPLAYALAMGFGFTVMYLSAAVAFVVCGAMVWFFLPSMRKEPKLATGALEAPRRNRRDALLLFVVCTLMWGTNSLYIINMPLFIIDELHLPEKLAGIMMGTAAGLEIPTMLIAGYYAKRFGKRFLMRIAVVAGLLFYVGMLTVHTPALLLALQLLNAIYIGILAGIGMLYFQDLMPGQAGAATTLYTNTTRVGWIIAGSLAGIVAEIWSYHTVFWIALVMCIITTGCLTRIKDV; encoded by the coding sequence ATGCACAATTCCCCCGCTGCCGCCTCACCAAAGCCATTTGATTTGACGTCATCGGCGTTTTTGATTGTTGCCTTTCTCACCGGGATCGCCGGTGCGTTACAGACGCCAACGCTGAGCCTGTTTCTGACCAACGAAGTCCACGCCCGTCCGGCGATGGTCGGCTTTTTCTTTACCGGCAGTGCCATCATCGGCATTCTCGTCAGCCAGTTTCTGGCGGGACGATCGGATAGGAAAGGCGATCGCAAAAGCCTGATTGTCTTCTGCTGCCTGCTCGGCGTGTTTGCCTGCGTGCTGTTTGCCTGGAACCGAAACTATTTTGTTCTGCTGTTTGTCGGGGTGTTTCTGAGCAGCTTTGGCTCGACCGCCAACCCGCAGATGTTTGCCCTTGCGCGCGAACATGCGGATCACACGGGCCGCGAAGCGGTGATGTTCAGCTCCATCCTGCGCGCCCAGGTCTCGCTGGCGTGGGTGATTGGCCCGCCGCTGGCTTACGCGCTGGCGATGGGTTTTGGCTTTACGGTGATGTATTTGAGTGCAGCCGTGGCGTTTGTGGTGTGCGGGGCCATGGTGTGGTTTTTCCTGCCGTCGATGCGCAAAGAGCCGAAACTGGCAACGGGTGCGCTGGAAGCCCCGCGCCGTAACCGTCGCGATGCCCTACTGCTGTTTGTCGTCTGCACGCTGATGTGGGGCACCAACAGCCTCTATATCATCAATATGCCGCTGTTTATTATTGATGAACTGCACCTGCCGGAAAAACTGGCGGGCATCATGATGGGCACGGCGGCGGGTCTGGAAATCCCGACGATGCTGATCGCCGGTTACTACGCGAAGCGCTTCGGAAAGCGTTTTTTGATGCGGATTGCGGTCGTCGCAGGCTTGCTGTTTTACGTCGGGATGCTGACGGTTCATACCCCGGCGCTACTGCTGGCGTTACAACTGCTGAACGCTATCTATATTGGTATCCTGGCAGGTATCGGCATGCTCTACTTCCAGGATTTAATGCCTGGCCAGGCTGGTGCAGCAACCACTCTTTATACTAATACGACCCGTGTCGGCTGGATTATCGCGGGATCGCTGGCTGGAATTGTGGCGGAAATCTGGAGCTATCACACAGTGTTCTGGATAGCGCTGGTGATGTGCATCATTACTACTGGGTGCCTGACGCGGATTAAAGACGTTTAG
- a CDS encoding proteinase inhibitor has product MRATPDPAGICHSLRGFMDCRPDCGACCTAPSISSPIPGMPEGKPANTRCVQLSEANMCNIFGSPLRPKVCASLKPSVEMCSTDRHKAMAWLIHLEQQTAP; this is encoded by the coding sequence GTGCGCGCCACGCCCGACCCTGCGGGCATCTGTCACTCATTGAGAGGGTTTATGGATTGTCGTCCAGACTGTGGTGCTTGCTGCACCGCGCCGTCCATCTCAAGCCCGATTCCAGGGATGCCAGAGGGCAAGCCTGCGAACACCCGCTGCGTTCAGCTTTCTGAAGCCAATATGTGCAATATCTTTGGTTCGCCGCTGCGGCCAAAAGTTTGCGCAAGTCTTAAGCCTTCCGTGGAGATGTGCTCGACGGACCGTCACAAAGCGATGGCGTGGCTTATTCACCTGGAGCAACAAACGGCTCCCTGA
- a CDS encoding Translation elongation factor P-related protein, whose protein sequence is MPRANEIKKGMVLNYNSKLLIVKDIDVQSPSARGAATLYKMRFADVRTGLKVEERFKGDDIVDTVTLTRRFVDFSYIDGNEYVFMDKEDYTPYIFTKDQIEDELQFIPEGGMPDMQVLTWDGQLLALELPQTVDLEIVETSPGIKGASASARNKPATLTTGLVVQVPEYLSAGEKIRIHIEEKRYMGRAD, encoded by the coding sequence ATGCCAAGAGCGAACGAAATTAAGAAAGGTATGGTACTGAACTACAACAGCAAACTGCTGATTGTGAAAGATATCGATGTTCAGTCCCCTAGCGCCCGTGGCGCAGCAACGCTGTACAAAATGCGCTTTGCTGATGTGCGTACCGGCCTGAAAGTGGAAGAGCGCTTTAAAGGCGACGATATCGTAGATACCGTGACCCTGACCCGTCGTTTCGTTGATTTCTCTTACATCGACGGCAACGAATACGTGTTCATGGATAAAGAAGACTACACACCGTACATCTTCACCAAAGATCAGATTGAAGACGAGCTGCAGTTCATTCCTGAAGGCGGTATGCCGGATATGCAGGTTCTGACCTGGGATGGCCAGCTGCTGGCGCTGGAATTGCCGCAGACGGTGGATCTGGAAATCGTAGAAACCTCGCCGGGCATCAAAGGTGCTTCTGCCAGTGCACGTAACAAACCAGCGACCCTGACCACTGGTCTGGTGGTGCAGGTTCCGGAATATCTGTCTGCTGGCGAGAAGATCCGCATCCATATCGAAGAAAAACGTTATATGGGTCGTGCGGACTGA